Proteins encoded by one window of Candidatus Zixiibacteriota bacterium:
- a CDS encoding BamA/TamA family outer membrane protein has product MRNTFVVIALMSALILLAASPMFAVDYKDYKITRLSEEYFEISYDKENVTIRAFDGDELTTLAVSRGSLKSDKNTIVSEKTVLFDEASLVLGGKRYLYEKISDCRITEDGNTVTVTFYSRRSDSTRVTEFRSGNLIAISGSVTVEEGDFIRGIIFSLAGNIEIYGEVNKDIVSILGDIYVGPKATARGDIATVKGRIDVAGEASVYGETFEVDRRGIKRIWRFERDASDFNPLVNISYDRVDGLGLYGGVSYKDPDSLLPSVTAEIGYGFNSERWRYRFDAEQALLRDPAIMVGGSLYRRLATDDSWLLGTLENTTFALLATEDFRDYYEAEGGTLYLKSHPVKHLTLLTGYRFEDTKWLDARRHLWSLFGGSKLFPENFSTVSEPFRTAGISEIDSTSNGSWYSSVIWDTRDDEEPFDHSAWYATADLEWSSDNFNSDFDYRRYTLGLRRYQKINRYAMVISRVMYGGSDGYLPMYKRFFLGGLGTLQGYDHKGFMGTRFWMANLEYRLRFPRVETALALFWDAGQIANETKLSGEIDVKHDLGVAVYFEDDFRISLAKRLDRSYDDNPIFYVRLDHVF; this is encoded by the coding sequence ATGAGAAATACATTCGTGGTGATTGCGTTAATGTCGGCTCTGATTCTTCTGGCAGCTTCGCCAATGTTTGCCGTTGACTACAAGGACTATAAGATAACCCGGCTTTCTGAAGAGTACTTTGAGATCAGTTATGACAAAGAGAATGTCACAATCCGGGCGTTTGATGGAGACGAGTTGACTACGCTGGCAGTCTCTCGCGGCAGCCTGAAGTCTGATAAGAACACTATTGTGTCTGAGAAGACCGTATTGTTCGATGAAGCAAGCCTGGTGCTGGGCGGCAAGCGCTACCTGTATGAGAAGATTTCCGACTGCCGAATCACCGAGGACGGCAACACGGTAACGGTGACATTTTATTCTCGCAGGTCTGATTCGACCAGGGTAACAGAGTTCCGTAGCGGAAATCTTATCGCGATTAGCGGATCGGTTACCGTGGAAGAAGGCGACTTTATCAGGGGCATCATATTTTCGCTCGCTGGTAATATTGAAATTTACGGTGAGGTCAACAAAGATATCGTTTCGATTCTCGGGGATATTTATGTCGGCCCGAAAGCGACGGCCCGTGGGGATATCGCCACTGTCAAGGGTCGTATCGATGTTGCCGGAGAGGCTTCGGTGTATGGTGAGACCTTTGAGGTCGACCGGCGCGGTATAAAGCGCATCTGGCGTTTCGAACGTGACGCAAGCGACTTCAATCCCCTCGTTAATATTTCATATGACCGTGTTGACGGCCTGGGGCTTTACGGCGGAGTCTCATACAAAGATCCTGATTCCCTTCTCCCCAGCGTTACCGCCGAGATCGGCTATGGATTCAACTCGGAAAGATGGCGTTATCGTTTTGATGCCGAGCAGGCGCTTCTTCGCGACCCGGCAATCATGGTCGGCGGCTCTCTGTATCGGCGGCTGGCTACAGATGATTCGTGGCTGCTGGGCACCCTCGAGAACACCACCTTCGCGCTTCTGGCCACCGAAGACTTCCGCGACTATTATGAAGCTGAGGGCGGCACGTTATATTTGAAATCGCATCCGGTTAAACATCTCACGCTCCTTACCGGATACCGCTTTGAGGACACCAAATGGCTCGACGCCCGGCGCCATCTTTGGTCGCTGTTCGGCGGCAGCAAACTTTTCCCGGAGAACTTCTCCACCGTATCTGAACCATTTCGAACGGCGGGCATTAGTGAAATAGACTCCACTTCAAACGGCAGTTGGTATTCTTCCGTGATCTGGGACACGCGCGATGACGAAGAACCTTTTGACCACTCCGCGTGGTACGCTACCGCGGACCTGGAATGGTCATCCGACAATTTCAATTCCGATTTTGATTATCGCCGGTACACTTTGGGGTTGCGACGTTATCAGAAAATTAACCGGTACGCGATGGTCATATCACGCGTCATGTACGGCGGCAGCGATGGATATCTTCCCATGTACAAGAGATTTTTCCTGGGTGGCCTGGGAACCCTGCAGGGGTATGATCACAAGGGATTCATGGGCACGCGATTCTGGATGGCCAATCTCGAGTATCGACTCAGGTTCCCACGGGTCGAGACAGCGCTGGCCTTGTTCTGGGATGCCGGCCAGATCGCCAATGAAACGAAGCTAAGCGGTGAAATCGACGTAAAGCACGATCTGGGGGTGGCCGTTTATTTCGAGGATGACTTCCGGATCAGTCTGGCCAAAAGACTGGATCGTTCGTACGATGACAACC
- a CDS encoding sigma-54 dependent transcriptional regulator: MADRILIVDDEPNITLSFSSLLRDEGYACDTAATAEEAFSAIGKDSYALVLLDLNLPGKSGIDLLRDIKDNPHCPLVLVISGQTDIPTALKAVKLGAIDYLEKPVSPERLVSSVRSLLMLAAAQRQRNIMVDDLDAHTRIVGDSRIVKKLRDLISRVASSDATVLVTGENGTGKELVAARIFLESVRRDKPYVKVNCPGVPATLFESELFGHKKGSFTGAVRDYPGKFVMADGGTLFLDEIGDLPLECQAKLLRVLETGEVETLGSTDRKKVNVRVICATNRNLAELIAKGMFREDLYYRISVLIIEVPALRERVDDIPALVGEFLRRFDPGGTKRLSTEAIAFLTTLEYPGNIRQLKNIIERLTILCTGPEIALEDVITRSSLRRPPVRFDDELSLADSLGRFERQLIEQTLREQNWNISAAARRLGVDRANLSRKIKELGLKKD; the protein is encoded by the coding sequence CATAGGAAAAGACTCGTACGCTCTGGTGCTGCTCGATTTGAATCTGCCGGGTAAGTCAGGCATCGATTTGCTGCGTGACATCAAAGATAACCCTCATTGTCCGCTGGTGCTCGTAATTTCCGGGCAGACCGACATTCCAACCGCGCTGAAAGCGGTAAAACTGGGCGCCATTGATTATCTGGAGAAACCGGTTTCACCGGAGCGGCTTGTTTCATCGGTTCGATCTCTATTGATGCTGGCAGCCGCTCAACGGCAGCGCAATATCATGGTTGATGACCTCGATGCTCACACGAGAATTGTCGGGGATTCCCGGATAGTAAAAAAACTGCGGGACTTGATCTCGCGAGTGGCCTCGTCCGACGCCACCGTCCTTGTCACCGGCGAGAACGGAACCGGCAAGGAACTCGTGGCCGCCAGGATATTTCTCGAAAGCGTTCGCCGCGATAAGCCATACGTGAAGGTTAACTGTCCCGGAGTTCCGGCGACTCTCTTCGAGTCGGAGCTCTTCGGGCACAAAAAGGGGTCGTTCACGGGCGCGGTCAGAGACTATCCGGGCAAATTCGTCATGGCTGATGGCGGCACGCTGTTCCTTGACGAAATCGGGGATCTTCCCCTGGAATGTCAGGCAAAGTTACTTAGAGTACTTGAAACAGGCGAGGTGGAAACACTTGGTTCAACGGATAGAAAAAAGGTGAACGTGCGCGTCATCTGCGCCACCAACCGCAATCTCGCTGAGCTGATCGCGAAAGGGATGTTTCGCGAAGACCTTTATTACCGAATATCGGTCCTAATAATTGAAGTGCCGGCCTTGCGCGAGCGGGTGGACGATATTCCGGCTCTTGTGGGAGAGTTCCTTCGGCGGTTTGATCCCGGTGGCACAAAGCGACTTTCGACTGAGGCGATAGCATTTCTCACGACACTGGAATACCCGGGCAATATTCGCCAGTTGAAAAACATAATCGAGCGACTGACCATACTGTGCACCGGACCGGAGATCGCTCTGGAGGATGTGATAACCCGCTCATCATTAAGACGTCCACCGGTCAGGTTTGACGATGAGTTGTCGCTTGCAGACAGTCTCGGACGCTTCGAGAGGCAGTTGATAGAACAGACGCTTCGTGAGCAGAACTGGAATATCTCGGCTGCCGCTCGCAGATTGGGCGTGGATAGGGCCAATCTTTCGCGCAAGATTAAAGAACTCGGCCTCAAAAAGGATTGA